Proteins from a single region of Drosophila biarmipes strain raj3 chromosome 3R, RU_DBia_V1.1, whole genome shotgun sequence:
- the LOC108031492 gene encoding aldo-keto reductase family 1 member A1 has protein sequence MVSTKFLTFNNGEKMPVIGIGTWQASDEEIETAIDAALEAGYRHIDTAPVYGNEKAIGRVLKRWLDAGKVKREELFIVTKLPPVSNRPHEVEPTIKKSLEDLQLEYVDLYLVHTPFTILINEDGSFKVGEDGLMEVDVTTNHAAIWVAMEALVEKGLTKSIGVSNFSKDQVARLLKNCKIRPATNQIEHHVYLQQRDLVDFCQSENVTITAYSPLGSKGIAKFNAGAGIVRDLPDLMDIPEVKEIAAAHGKTPAQVLLRWIIDTGVAAIPKSTNPDRLKQNLDVFDFELTAEEVAKLSSLDKNIRVCDFAFFHGVEKHPEFTFKNQYTN, from the exons atggttaGCACCAAGTTCCTGACGTTCAACAATGGCGAGAAGATGCCTGTGATTGGCATCGGCACCTGGCAG GCATCCGATGAGGAAATTGAAACCGCCATTGACGCGGCGCTGGAAGCTGGCTATCGTCACATAGACACGGCGCCAGTCTACGGAAATGAGAAGGCCATCGGAAGGGTCCTCAAACGCTGGCTGGACGCCGGAAAGGTCAAGCGGGAGGAGCTCTTCATTGTGACCAAGTTGCCTCCAGTTT CTAACCGTCCTCACGAGGTGGAGCCGACCATTAAAAAGTCGCTGGAAGATCTGCAGCTGGAATATGTGGACTTGTATTTGGTGCACACTCCCTTCACCATCCTCATCAACGAGGATGGCAGCTTTAAG GTGGGCGAGGATGGCCTGATGGAGGTCGACGTGACCACCAACCACGCCGCCATCTGGGTGGCCATGGAGGCTCTGGTGGAGAAGGGTCTGACGAAATCCATCGGCGTGTCCAACTTCAGCAAGGATCAGGTGGCTCGCCTGCTCAAGAACTGCAAGATCCGGCCGGCCACCAACCAGATCGAACACCATGTTTATCTGCAACAGCGGGACCTGGTCGACTTTTGCCAGTCCGAGAACGTGACCATTACCGCCTACTCCCCGCTGGGATCCAAGGGTATCGCCAAGTTCAACGCAGGTGCTGGCATCGTCAGGGACCTGCCAGATCTGATGGACATTCCAGAGGTCAAGGAGATCGCCGCCGCCCATGGCAAGACTCCAGCCCAGGTCCTGCTCCGTTGGATCATTGACACTGGGGTGGCCGCCATTCCCAAGAGCACGAACCCGGATCGCCTCAAGCAGAATCTGGATGTCTTTGACTTCGAACTGAcggcggaggaggtggccaAGCTGTCCAGCCTGGACAAGAACATTCGCGTCTGTGACTTCGCCTTCTTCCATGG TGTGGAGAAACATCCGGAGTTCACCTTCAAGAATCAGTACACCAACTAA
- the LOC108031490 gene encoding ubiquitin-associated protein 1 yields MDDVPVKIVERYKPPPAVFHLPQATLNRLSQFREDYYEDHPDYQYDFQLERAVVSQAQRWREMRRQQREELANRQERRKEERQRALEARQKEMLGAVDYPSADDLSSDEGEEEQEKKNPERKGEEQPPPTPTESRDSSHEPKSIGVCNFHTILQPTILSATPVAIPQTLHKRNSSLNYADFEYNMNSTPFDNIELKTINDLDILAQVLHQTQMEERRDQQQQQGDQTQQEVCPKEEQPQQEVPAPVELTMTTLAETKATLDSVNFHVHCDDDEGRREPSHIPPTTLYPTPMYSASAQQQLHKPEHFQVYHMQGYSHQPYYSPQQHPFQQQNHYNVNGFGTPSHLMVPPTPSSVLALSQSEDEVATKSRSVPDILRELKTELQQAEKRRTRLHSHNEEQQPKMPVAVDRNSFRELAGPAQKLAQRISTMGFPLERVAKVVSLCGIDDKKIIEHLIPLGELMDLGFDESKISAALLKFNNNKDKALDYLIN; encoded by the exons ATGGACGATGTCCCGGTCAAGATAGTTGAGCGCTACAAACCCCCGCCTGCTGTCTTTCACCTACCACAGGCGACCCTGAACCGCCTGTCGCAGTTCCGAGAGGACTACTACGAGGATCACCCAGATTACCAGTATGACTTCCAGCTGGAGCGGGCGGTGGTGAGTCAGGCCCAGCGCTGGCGCGAGATGCGTCGCCAACAGCGGGAGGAGCTCGCCAACCGCCAGGAGCGCCGCAAGGAGGAACGTCAACGGGCGCTGGAGGCCAGGCAGAAGGAGATGCTTGGAGCAGTCGACTATCCCAGTGCGGACGACTTGTCATCGGACGagggggaggaggagcaggagaagAAGAACCCTGAAAGGAAGGGGGAGGAGCAGCCACCTCCTACCCCGACTGAGTCACGCGACTCTTCGCACGAACCAAAGTCAATAGGCGTGTGCAATTTCCACACCATCTTGCAGCCCACCATACTGAGCGCCACTCCAGTGGCTATCCCGCAGACGCTGCACAAGAGGAACAGCTCCCTGAACTATGCGGACTTTGAGTACAACATGAACTCCACGCCGTTCGACAACATCGAGCTGAAGACCATCAACGATCTGGACATACTCGCCCAGGTGCTGCACCAGACCCAGATGGAGGAGCGCAGGGatcaacagcaacagcagggtGATCAGACGCAGCAGGAAGTTTGTCCCAAGGAGGAGCAGCCCCAGCAGGAAGTGCCAGCTCCTGTAGAGCTGACGATGACCACGCTGGCGGAGACCAAAGCGACGCTCGACAGCGTCAATTTCCATGTTCActgtgatgatgatgagggCAGGAGGGAGCCCAGCCACATTCCACCCACGACTCTATACCCCACGCCCATGTACAGCGCTTccgcccagcagcagctgcataAACCGGAGCACTTCCAG GTGTACCACATGCAGGGCTACAGCCACCAGCCCTACTACTCTCCGCAGCAGCATCCTTTTCAACAGCAAAACCACTACAATGTCAATGGATTTGGCACGCCCAGCCATTTGATGGTGCCTCCAACGCCTTCCTCCGTGCTGGCCCTTAGCCAGTCGGAGGACGAGGTGGCCACCAAGTCGAGGAGTGTGCCCGACATCCTGCGGGAGCTGAAGACAGAGCTGCAGCAGGCGGAAAAGCGCCGCACTCGCCTGCACAGCCACaacgaggagcagcagccgaAGATGCCGGTGGCCGTGGACAGGAACTCCTTTAGGGAGCTGGCTGGACCGGCACAGAAGTTGGCGCAACGAATCAGTACCATGGGTTTTCCACTCGAACGGGTAGCAAAGGTGGTTAGCCTGTGCGGCATCGATGATAAAAAG ATTATCGAGCACCTTATCCCACTAGGCGAGCTCATGGACCTGGGCTTTGACGAATCGAAAATCTCGGCGGCGCTTCTCAAGTTCAACAATAACAAGGACAAGGCGCTGGACTATCTAATCAACTAG
- the LOC108031491 gene encoding uncharacterized protein LOC108031491, whose translation MHTLYALLKNKLSDVHPLHNIDLERDVAYLKAVVTKEMELQFDASELEIIHHGRVLEDADTLSRSLQPNAVIHCFRKVKRYSPYVPPAATEINTKHIQELFSLTSHLQISVTSRFNILQKILAEYPEFRRNLGAQALIRDSVLFNVLHEPEVVQNLVKDYPLICEAAPFIVDTIRKELARNSSATQFQEQAASESTTSSEEENSLGAGSSSSGGSSSTAVAAAAAANRRDEMANIRQISRQQLANALANVTSFNSLSNIAQRNADEALQGDERPRTTSAPLGGIGGSAGTGAASSSGASSSGSISSELFRNELARAFQSLAQQQPPPVESMEVETGGAPTADAVVTAPADDVDDEDDGGDDSDVLPRCYRRHRFTEQLRTMAAMGFINHTQNVSYLEISDGNVEHAINLLMLGMN comes from the exons ATGCATACCCTGTACGCGCTGCTCAAGAACAAGCTGAGCGATGTGCATCCGCTGCACAACATAGACCTGGAGCGGGATGTGGCCTACTTGAAGGCGGTGGTGACCAAGGAGATGGAGCTGCAATTCGACGCCAGCGAACTGG AGATCATCCACCACGGACGCGTGCTGGAGGATGCGGACACCCTCAGCCGGTCCCTGCAGCCGAATGCCGTCATACACTGCTTCCGAAAGGTGAAGCGCTACTCGCCGTATGTGCCGCCAGCGGCCACAGAGATCAACACGAAGCACATCCAGGAGCTGTTCTCGCTGACCTCGCACCTGCAGATCAGCGTGACCTCGCGGTTCAACATCCTGCAGAAGATACTAGCGGAGTATCCGGAATTCAGGCGCAATCTGGGCGCCCAGGCGCTGATCCGCGACTCCGTGCTGTTTAATGTGTTGCACGAACCGGAGGTGGTCCAGAATCTAGTCAAGGATTACCCCCTCATCTGTGAGGCGGCTCCTTTTATTGTGGACACCATTCGCAAGGAGCTGGCCAGAAATAGCTCTGCCACTCAGT TTCAAGAGCAGGCCGCCTCCGAGTCCACCACTTCGTCGGAGGAGGAGAATTCCCTGGGagcaggcagcagcagcagtggtgGAAGCAGCAGTACCGCCGTGGCAGCAGCTGCGGCTGCCAATCGGCGCGATGAGATGGCGAACATCCGACAGATCAGCCGCCAACAGTTGGCCAACGCTTTGGCTAATGTAACCTCGTTCAACTCTCTTTCGAATATTGCCCAGCGAAATGCAGATGAGGCACTGCAGGGTGATGAGAGGCCTCGGACCACTTCGGCGCCTTTGGGTGGAATTGGAGGCTCAGCGGGAACAGGGGCAGCAAGCAGCAGTGGAGCCAGTAGCAGCGGTTCCATCTCCTCGGAGCTGTTCCGCAATGAGCTGGCCCGCGCTTTTCAATCCCtggcgcagcagcagccaccgcCAGTAGAGAGCATGGAGGTGGAGACCGGTGGAGCACCAACCGCAGATGCAGTCGTCACAGCTCCCGCCGACGATGTGGATGACGAGGACGATGGTGGTGATGACAGCGACGTGCTGCCACGCTGCTACCGCCGACATCGGTTCACCGAACAACTGCGCACTATGGCCGCCATGGGCTTCATCAATCACACCCAAAACGtcagttatttggaaatttcCGATGGAAATGTGGAACACGCCATCAACCTACTGATGTTGGGCATGAACTGA
- the LOC108031493 gene encoding acylphosphatase-2, translating into MTSNETQTEGKRRVTIPSATPEKSVESNQESKSETNEDPKRISHSEFQKRVTTDRSNEPVFSCQFEVFGIVQGVSFRMYTLRRAQKLGVRGWCKNTTENTVKGEIQAHQHAFESMRLWLKHTGSPTSRIDKCIFGDTTELSEFTFSNFSIVVD; encoded by the exons ATGACCTCCAACGAGACCCAAACTGAGGGAAAGCGTAGAGTAACGATTCCCTCTGCGACCCCTGAAAAAAGTGTGGAATCCAACCAAGAATCCAAAAGCGAAACCAATGAGGATCCTAAAAGAATTTCTCATAGCGAGTTTCAAAAGAGGGTGACCACGGATAGGAGCAATGAACCGGTCTTCAGTTGCCAATTCGAAGTTTTCGGGATAGTGCAGG GCGTTTCCTTCCGAATG TACACCTTACGAAGAGCGCAGAAGCTGGGCGTTCGGGGCTGGTGCAAGAACACCACTGAAAACACGGTGAAGGGTGAAATTCAAGCGCATCAACATGCCTTTGAGTCCAT GCGCCTCTGGCTAAAGCACACCGGCAGCCCCACAAGCCGAATCGACAAGTGCATCTTCGGCGACACCACTGAACTGTCCGAGTTCACTTTCAGCAACTTCTCGATTGTGGTGGATTAG